A stretch of Miscanthus floridulus cultivar M001 chromosome 13, ASM1932011v1, whole genome shotgun sequence DNA encodes these proteins:
- the LOC136501057 gene encoding uncharacterized protein — MASTGDGLAGPPRPPPSPSPSRPPAETPTPNHAAISSPLLEPAAPGADAPLSRWLRRLGAFLSAAGLAASTPLGVAAAASALAVVGLALPAAAVTLSPCRGRRGGCDDFEVEVFEVCVLLSQAAAAAVALACVSRKMAMYGLRKFLFVDPDLGMRIRFQKEYVAKIQDFFRTLTWWIVPCFVVKVTREFFRFSHIFQESIWRACVVFFASIMSWMYLTTIILSSCMLFNLVCNLQVIHFDDYGKLLEQDADPLVYLKEHLQLRHNLSKISHRFRMFLLLLFLSVTASQFAILLKTTAYSGPINFTNGGDIAVSSVVQVVGLVLCLHAAAKISHRAQNIASLASRWHALATCSTDSTSVNTPNSSGNLVPFPAHLFLRDFSESDLESLDSGSLHGSSHGTAQLASYMSSYHKRESLVLYLLSNPGGITIFGWIVDRAFLNTILMLELTLVLFVLSKTVVIPAKTLVHSYIGFP, encoded by the exons ATGGCCTCCACCGGCGACGGCCTTGCCGGTCCGCCTCGTCCGcctccgtcgccgtcgccgtcgcggccACCGGCCGAGACCCCGACCCCGAACCACGCGGCGATCTCGTCGCCGCTGCTGGAGCCCGCCGCGCCGGGCGCGGACGCGCCGCTCTCGCGGTGGCTGCGCCGCCTTGGGGCGTTCCTGTCGGCGGCGGGGCTGGCGGCGTCGACGCCGCTGGGCGTGGCCGCGGCGGCCTCCGCGCTCGCCGTCGTGGGCCTGGCGCTTCCCGCCGCGGCCGTCACGCTCTCCCCGTGCCGCGGCCGCCGCGGTGGATGCGACGACTTCGAGGTCGAGGTGTTCGAGGTCTGCGTCCTGCTCTCgcaggcggccgcggccgccgtcgCGCTCGCCTGCGTCTCCCGGAAGATGGCCATGTACGGCCTCCGCAAGTTCCTCTTCGTCGACCCGGACCTCGGCATGAGGATCCGATTCCAGAAGGAGTACGTCGCCAAGATCCAG GACTTCTTCCGCACTCTTACATGGTGGATAGTGCCATGCTTTGTTGTGAAGGTCACCCGGGAATTCTTCCGCTTCTCCCACATCTTCCAGGAGTCAATTTGGAGAGCCTGCGTTGTATTTTTCGCTTCCATCATGTCATGGATGTATTTGACAACAATCATATTGTCGTCCTGCATGCTCTTCAACTTGGTCTGCAATCTGCAAGTTATCCACTTCGATGACTATGGCAAGCTTCTGGAGCAAGACGCGGATCCTCTGGTCTATTTGAAAGAGCACCTGCAGCTCCGCCACAATCTCTCCAAAATCAGTCACaggttccgcatgttcctcttgcTGCTCTTCCTTTCTGTTACAGCAAGCCAGTTTGCCATTCTTTTGAAGACGACAGCTTACAGCGGGCCAATCAATTTCACCAATGGAGGTGACATTGCT GTGTCTTCAGTTGTTCAAGTTGTCGGTCTTGTCCTCTGTTTGCACGCTGCTGCTAAGATCTCCCACAGAGCTCAAAACATTGCTTCATTGGCTAGTCGATGGCACGCGTTAGCAACATGCTCTACTGATTCCACTTCCGTGAACACCCCAAACAGTTCTGGGAACCTTGTGCCCTTTCCTGCGCATCTGTTTCTGAGAGATTTCTCGGAAAGTGATCTGGAGTCCCTGGACAGTGGGTCGCTTCATGGCAGTTCTCATGGCACAGCTCAGTTGGCTTCGTACATGTCTTCGTACCACAAGAGGGAATCACTTG TGTTGTACCTGCTGTCCAACCCAGGCGGCATCACGATATTTGGCTGGATCGTCGACCGAGCATTCCTAAACACCATCCTGATGCTCGAGTTAACTCTTGTGCTCTTCGTGCTTAGCAAGACCGTTGTGATCCCGGCCAAGACACTGGTACACAGCTACATCGGGTTCCCGTGA